From uncultured Pseudodesulfovibrio sp.:
TGTTGACGCCGGTGGTAATCTCAAAGCCTTCTATCGTCAGGAAGACGCCTTTATCGGCAGCATTGACATCTCTATCAAGAAAGCAGTCACGGCTCGTTACTTCAATATGCCCACCCGCGCTCTGGGAGCCGCTTCTCAGGTTGGAAAATCCCTTTACGGTATTGAAGTCAGCAATGACGGCCTGATTCTCTTTGCCGGAGGCGTTCCGCTGGTGGATGCAAATAACGTTATCATTGGTGCAATCGGCGTGAGCGGTGGCAGTGTTGATGAAGATGAAAGCGTGGCCATAGCTGGGGCTGCAGTCATCAAGTAGTGTATTATTGGTCGTCAGTGCGCTGAGGACCGTGTTCGAAATATGTACGGTTTCAAACCGGAAAGGGTGAGCCTTTCCGGGGTGGAACCGTCTCTTTATTTGGTTGAGATTGGTATGATATGGTGCATGTTGGGTGATCAACTGTTGTATCCCGTTTTTTGACAGGGCATACGGAAGAGTAACGAATTGCCGTTGTCGGTAGTATTTTATGTCTATATGGAATGTGTCGTTACAGGCGAAACGCTTGATGCAACAGGCTTCCGGCAGTTTACAACTATCATGATCTCCGGTAGGAAAATGACGGCTTACCAACAATAAAGACACACTATGAATGAATTCCATTTTCGTACCCGCGACGACCTTTTTTTCACCCTGTGTGTGGTGCTTTTGTGTCTTTGTGCATTGCCGCTTTCTTCGGCCCGGGCCGACACCCCTTCCCCGCTTGTGATCAACGAGGTTTTCGTTGATGGATCGTCAAATTATCCCGACTGGATAGAACTGTATAATAGAGGCGATGTACCTCTTTCGCTTAAGGGATACATCCTGACGAAAAATGTTGAGGAACAACAGTGGCCTATTCGGGCGGATTTTGTGTGTCCTCCGCGTGGCTACAAAGTCTTTTATTGCGACAAAAAAGACCGTTACGATCATACCTCTTTCCGGCTGACCAGTGTTACCGGAGAAGTAGGGCTTTTTTCTCCCGAGGGCGAACTGATTGATTCCGTTTCTTACAATGACCTTCCGCGATTTACCTCGCTGGGTAGATGGCCTGATGGTGGCGATACTTTTTATATTCACGCCAGCCCGACTAAAGGGAGCGCGAATCAGGAAAGTTCGGTTCTTCTCGCTGTGGACACAGATATTCCCATCCTCTTCTCCCCTCCCGGAGGCATGTACGAGGACGCGGTCGAACTGAATGTCTCAGTCCCTAAAGGCATGCAGGTCCGATATACCACGGACGGTACCATCCCAGAGGCTACATCGCTCCTTTTGACAGGTCCTCTTTCCCTCTCGGAAACGACCGCTATTCGGGTTGCCGCAGTCTCATCGGAAGGGAAAGTCCTTGCTCGAAAGATCAGCTCCTATATTGTGAATGAACCGGGAAATCTCCCCGTGGTTTCTGTTGTCACGGCTCCGAAAAATCTGTGGGACCCGGAAATCGGTATATATACGGAGGGCGATTCGCCTCAAAAGGGTGAAAGCTTTGCCCCAAATTGGAGTAATAATTGGCGTAGGCCGGTACATATAGAGTTCTTTTCAGCTGTCGAGAATTGGTCGGTGGACGGTAAAACCCGCATTTTTGGCGGGGCTTCCCGTGGTCGGCCACAAAAATCCTTTGCCGTATATACAACGAGTAAAAAGGAACCATACGGTCTTCAGCGTCAGCTTTTCCCTCACGTCGAAAGGGAAAACTACGCCGGTTTCATTCTTCGTAACGGCGGCGACGCTTGGCTGCGGACACAGATTCGGGACGCGTTCATTCAGTCTTTGGTGGAAAACCGAGTAGCCTGTGACATCATGCCTTACCGTCCCGTTGTCGTATATCTCAATGGCTCCTATTGGGGGGTCTACGGCCTGCGGGAATTCATGATGCGTAAGAATCTGCTTGCTCGCCATGATTTGCCCATTCAGCGTATTTCCTTGATGGACGGCGGAGGGCAGGTTGCTTCAGCAAAAGGACCTTTTGCCAACATGGGGCCTGTCCCGGTCGAAGGAGATTATAAGCCTGCCTTGTCGCAGTTGGATGTCGATGCTTTTCTGGATTATCTGGCAGTGGAGTTGTATTCCGGCAATCCTGATTGGCCCGACGGAAACATCAAATGCTGGCGACCTGAGTCAAAAGAGATCAAGTGGCAATGGATTCTTTTCGACCTTGATCGAGGGTTTAACGGTAAGCGCGGAAAAGGCCCGGAGGTTGATCCGTTTACAAAGCTTTACCAACGGCAGGGCGGCCGCGGTCTCATGTTTGCGCAGTTGGCAGAAAACACGCAGTTTGTTAAAGATTTTTGTGGGCGCCTGATTGTACATATGCTGACCACCTTCGATCCTGACAGATCAATGACTATTCTTGATCGTATTGCTGGTGACATTCGTCCTGAAATGCAGCGACATATCGACCGATGGCGGTGGGACTGGAAGCCGGACAGACTGTTCATGACTGTGGGCGATTGGGAACAGAACCTTGAAGGCCTTCGCGAGTATTGTCGACAAAGACCACAGGCCATGCTGTCGATTCTTGATAAACGGTTTGCTGTTGGTAAACCGGTATATACGAAGATACGCATTGATAAGCAGGGTGAAGGAATGATCGTTGCGGAGGGTGTCCCGCTTGATGACGGCATCCTGCAGGGGCTTGTCCCTGAAAATATGGAGATTACCGTTACCGCGACTCCGGCCCCCGGATATGTTTTTGCGGGTTGGAAAATGACCCCGGGCAGTAAGCAACCACAGATACACATACAGGCAGGCAAGGCATTTACGGACTGTGCCCTGTTCAAGCCGTCTATAGTCCAAGAGCAGCATAATGAGTAATACTTTTTCTTTTATGGGCAGTAAAACCCGCTTCTTCGGTTGTCTGGTCGGAGCGGTGTCGGCGGCTTCATCTTTTGCCATCAACAGTGCGGCCAGCCGAGGCGATTTGTCCCGTTTGTTGAATGAACTGCCTGTTGCCGTGGGAATTGGGCTTGTTCTCGGAGTCGTCTACTTCGTGGCCATGCAGCGAGTGTTGCCGAAGCTGGCTCAGGATCAGGTTGATGAAATCTGGTCCGGTTTGACGTGGTTTAATCTCAGTGGCTTGTCTCTTTGGGCCGGTGTACTGCCGATTCCCACTCCGTATGTTGAATTCTGTGTGGGGTTTGTTTTCAGTGGTGGTTGTGCGCGACTCGTGGCTTCTGTTTATACTATTTTCGGAGCTTCGCTTTCCAATCGCAAGCGTTTTGCCAACACCTTTGTGATGCTTGCCCTGACGATTATGCTCGTCATTTCAGTGGTCAAGGCATCCCTTGCTCTCTCCCTCGGTCTTGTCGGTGCCCTTTCCATCATTCGTTTCAGGACAGCGATTAAGGAACCGGAAGAGCTTGCCTTTCTCTTTTTTACCGTCGCCATCGGGCTTGGATTCGGTGCTGGAAAGTTCGGCATTACTCTGGCTGCATTCTGGGCCATTTGCATCGGCTTCATTTTGTTTCGTAAAATTCGGGCAAATAAACATATGGAGAACGCGTATCTTGTGACTCTGTATGGTCCCGGAAAAGACCTGCTTTCCTCGGTCTCGAGCTTTTTGGACAAGAATGAGGTGGCCTATGAGTTTACCCGTCTTGAGACAAGCGACACTTCAAGTCATGTCAGTTTTCTTGTGGAGATCAATACTATTCAGATTCTCGAAGTGCTGGGGCAGCAATTTCGAGAGCAATATCCCGACGCCAACATGACGATTGTTCAGGCAAGGAATCTTATCTAATGAACACGGCCAGCACGGACGGAACCCGTTCCTGTCGCTATGAAAGGAAGTTCATTGTTCCGTTGCATATGGTGCAGAATCTGGCCTCGATTTTGCGGTACAGCAGTTTTGGTTTCAAAGAGATATTTGCTGAACGGATCGTCAATAATATCTATTTTGATACGCCGATGTTTCGTTTCTACAACGAGAACGTCCAAGGCGTTGCAGAGCGAAAGAAACTGCGTATTCGTTGGTATGGAGATACAACTTTGGCCAAGGAATGCCGCTTTGAGATAAAGCGCAAGGTGGGCGCTGCCGGTTTCAAGGATGTTTTTCCCATCTCGTTGCAACCCGGCGACCTTGCGACATTTTCCTTTTCAAATACGCTCGCACTTCCAGAGGATGTCAAATTGCAGTTGGCAGAAACGCGACCCGCCTTGTTCAATCGCTACAGGCGGCGGTATTTTCTCTCTGCCGATGAAAGGTTCCGGGCGACAATGGATTATGACCTTCGGTATTCGCATCCCAGTGTCATCGAACGCTCCGGTCATTTCGGCAGCCTTGATGGGGAAGCGGTTCTGGAGCTTAAATATAATCATGAGTTTGATATGGATGCTTCTCCCGTTGTGGATGAATTCCCGTTCTTCTTTTCGAAAAAATCTAAGTACGTCAGTGGAATAGACGAAGTCTATTCGCATTAATGCGCTATCTGTAAAAGAAAAGGGCGAGTGATTTCTCACTCAGCCCTTTGTCTCGTCGTGGTACGCTTAAGAAGTGTGTCGCTACGAGAATGTAAGGTAGATGTGATCGTATGCCATCTCTAAGGCAACGATGATCAAGATCGCTCCCATGATGTAATTCAGCCATTTAATGTAAACGGGATTTTCGAAATATTTGGAAACCCTCGAACCTGCAAAGGCGTAGACGAACGGTGCACCGAAACCGAGAGCGCCGAGTCCCATGGACCACACCGCGATTTCACTTCCCCCGATTCCTGCTGCCGGAAATTGAACGGCTGTTACCGGAAGAACGACGACAAAGGCTTTCGGATTCAGGAGTTGCATC
This genomic window contains:
- a CDS encoding heme-binding protein — protein: MRKLMLSTILALSFMLSFSLPALAGSPVKTLPGDITLAQAQTILTAALKKAEAIKVPMNIAIVDAGGNLKAFYRQEDAFIGSIDISIKKAVTARYFNMPTRALGAASQVGKSLYGIEVSNDGLILFAGGVPLVDANNVIIGAIGVSGGSVDEDESVAIAGAAVIK
- a CDS encoding CotH kinase family protein; translated protein: MNEFHFRTRDDLFFTLCVVLLCLCALPLSSARADTPSPLVINEVFVDGSSNYPDWIELYNRGDVPLSLKGYILTKNVEEQQWPIRADFVCPPRGYKVFYCDKKDRYDHTSFRLTSVTGEVGLFSPEGELIDSVSYNDLPRFTSLGRWPDGGDTFYIHASPTKGSANQESSVLLAVDTDIPILFSPPGGMYEDAVELNVSVPKGMQVRYTTDGTIPEATSLLLTGPLSLSETTAIRVAAVSSEGKVLARKISSYIVNEPGNLPVVSVVTAPKNLWDPEIGIYTEGDSPQKGESFAPNWSNNWRRPVHIEFFSAVENWSVDGKTRIFGGASRGRPQKSFAVYTTSKKEPYGLQRQLFPHVERENYAGFILRNGGDAWLRTQIRDAFIQSLVENRVACDIMPYRPVVVYLNGSYWGVYGLREFMMRKNLLARHDLPIQRISLMDGGGQVASAKGPFANMGPVPVEGDYKPALSQLDVDAFLDYLAVELYSGNPDWPDGNIKCWRPESKEIKWQWILFDLDRGFNGKRGKGPEVDPFTKLYQRQGGRGLMFAQLAENTQFVKDFCGRLIVHMLTTFDPDRSMTILDRIAGDIRPEMQRHIDRWRWDWKPDRLFMTVGDWEQNLEGLREYCRQRPQAMLSILDKRFAVGKPVYTKIRIDKQGEGMIVAEGVPLDDGILQGLVPENMEITVTATPAPGYVFAGWKMTPGSKQPQIHIQAGKAFTDCALFKPSIVQEQHNE
- a CDS encoding DUF4956 domain-containing protein, with translation MSNTFSFMGSKTRFFGCLVGAVSAASSFAINSAASRGDLSRLLNELPVAVGIGLVLGVVYFVAMQRVLPKLAQDQVDEIWSGLTWFNLSGLSLWAGVLPIPTPYVEFCVGFVFSGGCARLVASVYTIFGASLSNRKRFANTFVMLALTIMLVISVVKASLALSLGLVGALSIIRFRTAIKEPEELAFLFFTVAIGLGFGAGKFGITLAAFWAICIGFILFRKIRANKHMENAYLVTLYGPGKDLLSSVSSFLDKNEVAYEFTRLETSDTSSHVSFLVEINTIQILEVLGQQFREQYPDANMTIVQARNLI
- a CDS encoding polyphosphate polymerase domain-containing protein, with amino-acid sequence MNTASTDGTRSCRYERKFIVPLHMVQNLASILRYSSFGFKEIFAERIVNNIYFDTPMFRFYNENVQGVAERKKLRIRWYGDTTLAKECRFEIKRKVGAAGFKDVFPISLQPGDLATFSFSNTLALPEDVKLQLAETRPALFNRYRRRYFLSADERFRATMDYDLRYSHPSVIERSGHFGSLDGEAVLELKYNHEFDMDASPVVDEFPFFFSKKSKYVSGIDEVYSH